In Rubrobacter radiotolerans DSM 5868, a genomic segment contains:
- a CDS encoding putative sensor domain DACNV-containing protein: MTHAYPRHLAAFVVERWPEVAPLRVGVGERDLSVRLPEIEVLEHLISVSYQASLMREEERPVTFRVILIDPEDLDPEAGPPSGLHRLVFAEERPFEEDELRRLSPAADYDRTLIGARLDEEGELWVWGLVQSGARWILRTQGGREAAPPMPGVPVLHVSGPGRIEFRRGSRLVARLENGELHGRTVDVFASRWLPESFAPVRAEISALHAEARREASEPWAPLDPDLMRMIGQHVLRRMISVLRSARHGGTLLFVPAERTEEFSSDNLYVAYKHRFLDEEARRRYRSLIVGATNRLVEVHGKGGRDFYPRAVGWHEYQVSNDPTLAELDEAIFEIANLIAALAAVDGAVVLSKRYELLGFGAEISVALEKVLTVHRALDVEGHRTIEESADGVGTRHRSAYRLVSALPGSIAVVVSQDGSARFVTRTAKGVTYWRQP, from the coding sequence ATGACCCACGCCTATCCCCGGCATCTGGCCGCGTTCGTCGTGGAGCGGTGGCCGGAGGTCGCGCCGCTGCGGGTCGGGGTCGGGGAGCGGGACCTCTCCGTCCGGCTCCCGGAGATCGAGGTGCTTGAGCACCTGATCTCGGTCTCCTACCAGGCGAGCCTCATGCGCGAGGAGGAACGCCCGGTGACCTTTCGCGTGATCCTCATAGACCCGGAGGATCTGGACCCGGAGGCGGGACCTCCCTCGGGGCTGCACCGGCTCGTCTTTGCCGAGGAGCGGCCCTTCGAGGAGGACGAGTTGAGGCGGCTCTCCCCGGCGGCGGACTACGACCGGACCCTTATCGGGGCGCGTCTCGACGAGGAGGGGGAGTTGTGGGTGTGGGGGCTCGTCCAGTCGGGGGCGCGCTGGATCCTGCGCACCCAGGGCGGGCGGGAGGCCGCGCCGCCGATGCCCGGCGTCCCCGTTCTGCACGTCTCCGGGCCGGGGAGGATCGAGTTCCGGCGCGGCTCAAGGCTCGTGGCGCGCCTGGAGAACGGCGAGCTTCACGGGAGGACCGTGGACGTCTTTGCGAGCCGCTGGCTCCCGGAGAGCTTCGCCCCGGTCAGGGCTGAGATCTCCGCCCTGCACGCCGAGGCCCGTCGGGAGGCCAGCGAGCCCTGGGCCCCGCTCGACCCGGACCTCATGCGCATGATCGGCCAGCACGTCCTCCGGCGCATGATCAGCGTCCTCAGGTCGGCGCGTCACGGCGGGACGCTCCTCTTTGTCCCCGCCGAGCGCACGGAGGAGTTCTCCTCCGACAACCTCTATGTCGCCTACAAGCACCGCTTTCTCGACGAGGAGGCCCGCCGCCGCTACCGGAGCCTTATTGTCGGGGCGACGAACCGCCTTGTGGAGGTCCACGGCAAGGGCGGGCGGGACTTCTACCCCCGCGCCGTCGGCTGGCACGAGTACCAGGTCTCCAACGACCCGACCCTTGCAGAGCTGGACGAGGCGATCTTCGAGATAGCGAATCTTATCGCGGCGCTGGCGGCCGTGGACGGGGCGGTCGTCCTGAGCAAACGCTACGAGCTGCTCGGCTTCGGGGCGGAGATCTCCGTCGCCCTTGAGAAGGTCCTCACCGTCCACCGCGCCCTCGACGTGGAGGGGCACAGAACAATAGAGGAGTCCGCCGACGGTGTCGGCACCCGCCACCGCTCGGCCTACCGCCTCGTCTCCGCGCTGCCGGGCTCGATCGCCGTCGTCGTCAGTCAGGACGGCTCCGCCCGCTTCGTGACCCGCACCGCCAAAGGGGTAACCTACTGGAGACAGCCGTGA
- a CDS encoding holo-ACP synthase, whose amino-acid sequence MHRETETPDTPEKRAQTSRREFTVPGVGVDVVDCARMKLALTRSPGIRKRLFTPDEIAYCEKYRFYERHYAARWAAKEAVCKALGCGLLQWNGVEVLREPRRAPTVRIFGKIEAFATAVGVDQSDLYISITHSELSAVAVCTIRSGEEPVLLPPSPGR is encoded by the coding sequence TTGCACAGAGAGACCGAGACACCTGACACGCCTGAGAAGAGAGCCCAGACCTCCCGCCGCGAGTTCACCGTGCCGGGCGTTGGGGTGGACGTTGTGGACTGCGCCCGGATGAAGCTCGCCCTGACCCGCTCGCCCGGCATCAGGAAGCGGCTCTTCACGCCGGACGAGATCGCCTACTGCGAGAAATACCGCTTCTACGAGCGCCACTACGCTGCGCGCTGGGCCGCAAAGGAGGCGGTCTGCAAGGCGCTCGGCTGCGGTCTGCTCCAGTGGAACGGCGTCGAGGTCTTGCGCGAGCCCCGCCGCGCCCCGACGGTGAGGATCTTCGGCAAGATAGAGGCCTTCGCCACCGCCGTCGGAGTGGATCAGAGCGACCTCTACATCTCCATAACCCACTCCGAGCTCTCGGCCGTCGCGGTCTGTACGATCCGCTCCGGCGAGGAGCCGGTCCTCCTGCCTCCGTCGCCGGGGAGGTAG